In one Methylocaldum szegediense genomic region, the following are encoded:
- a CDS encoding RNA polymerase sigma factor, whose amino-acid sequence MTGIQARDIGAFETLYSSFYRRLSRFVFQVTRQLDMVEDVINETMLVVWEKPETFDYTCKVSTWIFGIAYRKALKVSAKQARSAHAVPIDEFGEELADSKASPARQVEGEDLLSVALESLPQDQRAVIELTFGQGLRYQEIAAILDCPENTVKTRMFHARKKLQTLFRELTPEPAGVDMS is encoded by the coding sequence ATGACAGGCATCCAGGCACGCGACATAGGTGCTTTCGAGACGCTGTATTCGAGCTTTTACCGGCGCTTGTCCCGGTTTGTTTTTCAGGTGACGCGACAGCTCGATATGGTAGAGGATGTGATCAATGAAACGATGCTCGTCGTTTGGGAAAAGCCGGAGACCTTTGATTACACCTGTAAGGTATCGACTTGGATTTTCGGTATTGCTTATCGCAAGGCACTTAAAGTCTCGGCGAAGCAGGCCCGATCCGCCCATGCCGTGCCTATAGACGAATTCGGGGAGGAATTGGCGGATAGCAAAGCGTCACCTGCCCGGCAGGTGGAAGGCGAGGATCTCCTCTCGGTGGCATTGGAGTCACTCCCGCAGGATCAACGCGCCGTTATCGAATTGACCTTTGGCCAAGGGCTTCGCTATCAAGAGATCGCTGCCATTCTCGACTGCCCGGAAAATACGGTGAAAACACGGATGTTTCACGCGCGCAAGAAACTTCAGACCTTATTTCGCGAACTGACGCCGGAGCCTGCCGGAGTGGATATGTCATGA
- a CDS encoding DUF2231 domain-containing protein: MFDFLGPDSTGHYLQPAVHGAGDGNGGGFLVLIDSALDAVSRALESGDSGNPLVGVEALGTNWHPLIVHFPIAFLTGFFLLELIGVVLRRQGLRYAASWMLYLGALAAIAAATAGLIAANTVPHGSGVHEIMEWHERLGLTIAGLSSVLAIWRLLGRERISAMAEALHLFLGAILVIAIVFAADLGGLMVYQHGVGVKSLQVADDHHHHHHHDDHEHAQADSNRASDAQPTQGAEAADNSGESDGSSVEPRSHGASDSADEAHSHEASGSEAKPHSHETPSGDGKTHSHKDSHTHGKPHSHGVAGTRKEPRAKP; this comes from the coding sequence ATGTTTGATTTTCTAGGACCGGATTCGACCGGACACTATTTACAGCCCGCCGTGCACGGAGCGGGCGACGGGAACGGCGGCGGATTTCTTGTGCTTATCGATAGTGCGTTGGACGCCGTGTCGCGTGCGCTGGAATCGGGGGATTCTGGTAACCCCTTGGTAGGCGTCGAGGCGTTAGGAACCAATTGGCACCCACTGATCGTTCACTTTCCGATCGCGTTTCTGACCGGCTTTTTTCTGCTTGAGCTCATAGGCGTAGTGCTGAGACGGCAGGGCTTACGGTACGCTGCCAGTTGGATGCTTTATCTTGGGGCGTTGGCAGCCATTGCGGCCGCTACCGCCGGATTGATTGCGGCAAATACCGTCCCCCACGGCAGCGGCGTACACGAGATCATGGAATGGCATGAACGACTGGGATTGACGATCGCGGGCCTTTCTTCTGTTCTGGCCATCTGGCGTTTGCTGGGTCGTGAGCGCATATCGGCGATGGCCGAAGCCCTGCATCTCTTCCTGGGAGCGATACTCGTCATCGCCATCGTTTTTGCGGCAGACCTGGGCGGATTGATGGTCTATCAGCACGGAGTGGGTGTCAAAAGTCTGCAGGTCGCCGACGATCACCATCACCATCATCATCACGACGATCACGAGCATGCTCAGGCGGATTCCAACCGGGCTTCGGATGCTCAGCCAACGCAAGGTGCCGAAGCGGCGGACAATTCCGGCGAGTCTGACGGTTCCTCCGTCGAACCGCGCTCCCACGGAGCATCGGATAGCGCCGACGAAGCCCATTCGCACGAGGCGTCCGGCTCCGAAGCGAAACCCCATTCGCACGAAACTCCCAGCGGCGATGGCAAAACGCACTCCCATAAGGATTCCCATACCCATGGCAAGCCCCATTCCCACGGAGTTGCCGGTACTCGCAAAGAACCTCGTGCCAAACCGTAA
- a CDS encoding glycoside hydrolase family 15 protein: MSNLELGIIGNCMYSALIDRKGRIVWCCLPRFDGDPIFCSLINGDEDEVQEGFFDILIDDFSHSEQHYEHNTAILVTTLYDRHGAAVQITDFAPRFRRYGHMHRSQRLVRRLHPINGTPRISVRVRPTYDYGAKPMQTIQGSNYIQFLAPGTCFRMTTDMPVSYILDETPFLLEEPSAITFGPDEPLRYTVAEATRESYEQTLLYWREWTRSLSIPFEWQEAVIRAAITLKLCCFEETGAVIAAMTTSIPEAAGTERNWDYRYCWLRDAYFVVNALNRLSATGTMEEYLDYISNIAAEADDSRLQPVYGIALEKKLIECTISSLRGYRNHRPVRIGNQAYEHVQNDIYGSVIMAATQAFFDLRLAHPGDQRLFERLENLGRQCTRVYNQPDASLWEFRGFARVHTFSAVMCWAGCDRLARIADRIGLHDRAQYWRSQAERIRAEIMERAYDPGRNTFVGSFGGSELDASLLLLHDLQFLAADDPRFIGTVEAVEKELRRGNHMMRYVEPDDFGQPQNAFNICTFWMISALAAIGRKEDARAMFEEMLRCRNHLGLLSEDTDPRTGEMWGNFPQTYSMVGIIHSAMVLSKPWEEAF; this comes from the coding sequence ATGAGCAATCTCGAACTCGGAATCATCGGCAACTGCATGTACAGCGCGCTAATCGACCGCAAGGGGCGCATCGTCTGGTGCTGCCTGCCACGGTTCGACGGCGATCCCATCTTCTGCAGTCTGATCAATGGTGACGAGGACGAGGTTCAGGAAGGATTCTTCGATATCCTTATCGACGATTTCTCCCACAGCGAACAACACTACGAACACAACACCGCGATCCTGGTGACCACGCTTTACGACCGGCACGGCGCGGCGGTACAGATCACCGATTTCGCGCCGCGCTTCAGACGGTACGGCCATATGCACCGTTCGCAGCGGCTGGTCAGAAGGCTTCACCCGATCAACGGCACGCCACGGATTTCGGTGCGCGTCCGCCCGACCTACGACTACGGCGCCAAACCCATGCAAACGATCCAGGGATCCAACTACATCCAATTTTTGGCGCCCGGTACCTGTTTCCGCATGACCACTGACATGCCGGTTTCTTACATCCTGGACGAAACACCGTTCTTGCTGGAAGAGCCGTCGGCGATCACCTTCGGTCCGGACGAACCGCTCCGCTACACCGTTGCCGAGGCGACGCGGGAAAGTTACGAGCAGACCCTGTTGTACTGGCGCGAATGGACCCGCTCGCTGTCCATCCCCTTCGAATGGCAGGAAGCGGTGATCCGTGCCGCCATCACCCTCAAGCTCTGCTGCTTCGAGGAAACCGGCGCCGTGATCGCCGCCATGACCACGTCGATTCCCGAAGCCGCGGGAACCGAGCGCAACTGGGATTATCGCTACTGCTGGCTGCGCGACGCCTATTTCGTCGTCAACGCGCTCAACCGGCTGAGCGCGACCGGAACCATGGAGGAATATCTGGACTACATCTCCAATATCGCGGCCGAGGCCGACGACAGCCGGCTTCAACCAGTTTACGGCATCGCACTGGAGAAAAAGCTGATTGAATGCACGATCTCATCGCTCCGCGGCTATCGGAATCACAGGCCGGTACGCATCGGGAATCAAGCTTACGAACATGTCCAGAACGATATCTACGGCAGCGTGATCATGGCAGCGACGCAAGCTTTTTTCGACCTCCGTCTCGCCCACCCAGGCGATCAGCGTCTGTTCGAACGCCTGGAGAATCTCGGCCGTCAATGCACCCGGGTGTACAACCAGCCGGACGCGAGCTTGTGGGAATTCCGTGGTTTCGCCCGCGTCCATACCTTTTCAGCGGTGATGTGCTGGGCGGGCTGCGACCGCTTGGCCCGCATCGCCGACCGTATCGGCTTGCACGACCGCGCCCAATATTGGCGTTCCCAGGCCGAGCGGATTCGAGCGGAAATCATGGAGCGCGCGTACGATCCCGGACGGAATACCTTCGTCGGCAGCTTCGGCGGTTCCGAACTCGACGCTAGCCTCTTGCTTCTGCACGACCTGCAATTCCTGGCAGCGGACGATCCGCGCTTCATTGGCACCGTCGAGGCAGTGGAAAAGGAACTGCGTCGAGGGAATCACATGATGCGATACGTGGAACCGGACGATTTCGGCCAACCGCAGAACGCGTTCAACATCTGTACTTTCTGGATGATCAGCGCTCTCGCAGCTATCGGCAGAAAAGAGGACGCTCGCGCCATGTTTGAAGAGATGCTCCGCTGCCGCAACCACCTAGGGCTTTTGTCCGAAGACACCGATCCCAGGACCGGCGAAATGTGGGGCAATTTTCCGCAGACCTATTCGATGGTCGGCATCATTCATTCGGCCATGGTTCTGTCCAAGCCGTGGGAAGAGGCTTTCTAG
- a CDS encoding ABC transporter ATP-binding protein encodes MAEIVLDHVSKRFAGGAWAIRKANFTVKDGEFFILVGPSGCGKSTLLHMIVGLEDITEGEIRVDGKRINELDPKDRNMAMVFQSYALYPHMTVRENIAFPLLLAKLPRSEIKRRVDEVAGILQLDALLDRKPSDLSGGQRQRVAMGRAIVRRPQVFLLDEPLSNLDARLRVQMRTEIAALQQRLGITTIYVTHDQTEAMVLGDRVALLRAGEVQQIGTPKELYETPRNEFVAGFIGSPAMNFLHAEIGDNNLLLPMGPCPLPASFPLDRLGNRTVVVGIRPEHFYLPEAAPQPGPVFSAEIVMAEWLGADLYLHVQPVLPHPGPHEASSLIAHETGKPGVVLIVRVPPDLRVGRGERIELTYDATKIHLFDADTGESFLRNH; translated from the coding sequence GTGGCTGAAATCGTTCTCGATCATGTCAGCAAACGTTTCGCTGGCGGTGCCTGGGCGATCAGAAAGGCGAATTTCACCGTGAAAGACGGAGAGTTTTTCATCCTCGTGGGGCCGTCGGGCTGCGGCAAATCGACCCTGCTTCATATGATCGTTGGTCTGGAAGACATCACCGAAGGCGAAATCCGGGTAGACGGCAAGAGAATCAACGAGCTCGATCCCAAGGACCGCAATATGGCCATGGTGTTCCAGAGCTACGCGCTCTACCCCCACATGACCGTCCGGGAGAACATCGCGTTTCCGCTGCTGCTGGCCAAACTGCCTCGGAGCGAAATTAAGCGGCGAGTGGACGAAGTTGCAGGCATTCTGCAGCTGGATGCGCTGCTCGACCGCAAACCCTCTGATCTCTCGGGCGGGCAGCGTCAGCGGGTAGCCATGGGACGGGCGATTGTGCGCAGACCGCAGGTGTTCTTGCTGGACGAGCCCTTGTCGAACCTGGACGCCCGCTTACGTGTTCAAATGCGTACCGAAATCGCGGCGCTTCAGCAGCGGCTGGGCATCACGACCATTTATGTCACTCACGACCAAACCGAAGCCATGGTACTGGGTGACAGGGTGGCGCTGCTGCGTGCCGGCGAAGTGCAACAGATCGGGACGCCGAAGGAGCTATACGAGACACCGCGCAACGAATTCGTGGCCGGCTTCATCGGCTCGCCTGCGATGAACTTCCTGCATGCCGAGATCGGCGACAACAATCTGCTGCTGCCCATGGGGCCTTGCCCCCTGCCGGCATCTTTTCCTCTCGATCGCTTGGGCAACCGCACAGTCGTTGTCGGCATCCGTCCCGAGCACTTTTACCTGCCGGAAGCAGCGCCTCAGCCGGGTCCGGTTTTTTCGGCCGAGATCGTCATGGCGGAGTGGCTAGGCGCCGATCTTTACCTTCATGTTCAGCCGGTCCTGCCGCACCCGGGACCGCACGAAGCATCGTCGCTCATCGCGCATGAAACCGGCAAGCCCGGAGTCGTTCTGATCGTGCGTGTGCCTCCCGATCTCCGGGTCGGACGCGGCGAGAGGATCGAACTGACCTACGACGCCACGAAGATTCATCTATTCGATGCCGATACCGGCGAGAGTTTTTTGCGGAACCATTGA
- a CDS encoding carbohydrate ABC transporter permease produces the protein MRLSLRGMDGLPGALGSILAVAYALLPVIWIVSLSLKPGRELGNGRFLPETFSLEHYRAVFTDPQFPAAILNSLGIASITTALSILIAVFAAYAIVRLEFRGKQWIFYGTLAVAMFPAVSVVGPLFELWRTLRLFDTWPGLILPYLSFTLPLAIWTLTAFFREVPWELEKAARVDGATPSQAFRLVILPLVTPGIFASAILVFIFAWNDFLFAASLTSTDRARTVPVAIAFFTGSSQYELPVGSIAAASVVVTIPVIALVLVFQRRIIAGLTAGAVKG, from the coding sequence ATGCGATTGAGCTTGAGAGGCATGGACGGATTGCCCGGTGCCTTGGGAAGTATCCTAGCCGTTGCGTATGCCTTGCTGCCGGTGATCTGGATCGTGTCGTTGTCGCTTAAACCGGGCCGCGAGCTCGGCAATGGGCGTTTTCTTCCCGAGACCTTCAGTCTGGAACACTACCGCGCAGTGTTCACGGACCCGCAGTTCCCAGCGGCGATCTTGAATTCGTTAGGGATCGCCTCGATCACGACCGCATTATCGATACTGATCGCCGTTTTCGCGGCCTACGCCATCGTTCGGCTCGAATTTCGCGGCAAACAATGGATTTTTTACGGCACGCTCGCCGTTGCCATGTTTCCCGCGGTTTCCGTGGTCGGCCCTCTGTTCGAGCTCTGGCGCACGCTGCGTCTTTTCGATACCTGGCCCGGACTCATCCTCCCTTATTTGAGCTTCACCCTGCCGCTCGCCATTTGGACCTTGACGGCTTTTTTCCGCGAGGTCCCGTGGGAACTGGAAAAAGCGGCCCGGGTCGACGGCGCTACGCCGTCGCAGGCGTTCCGGCTGGTCATTCTGCCGCTGGTGACGCCGGGCATTTTCGCTTCGGCCATCCTAGTCTTCATCTTCGCCTGGAACGACTTTCTGTTTGCGGCATCCCTCACCTCCACGGATCGCGCCCGCACCGTACCGGTCGCCATCGCGTTTTTTACGGGAAGTTCTCAATACGAACTGCCGGTTGGTTCCATTGCCGCCGCTTCCGTGGTGGTCACGATACCGGTCATCGCGCTGGTCCTGGTGTTTCAACGCCGGATCATCGCGGGACTCACCGCCGGCGCGGTCAAAGGATAA
- a CDS encoding carbohydrate ABC transporter permease, translating to MKRTRNLKGWLLCTPALAAMALVTAYPILYAVQLSLYRYDLRFATPPEFVGLGNYFSVLSSEIWWQALWNTLLITIVSVFFELLLGFALALLMHKAVFGRRTVRSAVLVPYAIITVVAALAWKFAFDPTTGFVNRLLGTDLAWLNQRWSAFVVIIVSEIWKTTPFMALLLLAGLSLIPDEVIKAARVDGASAMQRLRLIILPLMKPSIVVALLFRSLDAFRIFDAVYVLTRGAHGTESVSVVGYNTLIARLNLGLGSAVSVLIFLCALAIALLFIKGFGTPLLRAGR from the coding sequence ATGAAGCGAACACGGAACCTCAAGGGCTGGCTTCTGTGCACCCCTGCCCTAGCCGCCATGGCCTTGGTAACGGCCTACCCTATTCTCTATGCCGTACAGCTTTCGCTTTACCGCTACGATCTCCGCTTCGCGACTCCGCCGGAGTTTGTTGGTCTTGGCAATTATTTTAGCGTTCTGAGCTCGGAAATCTGGTGGCAGGCACTTTGGAACACGCTCCTGATTACGATCGTTTCCGTCTTTTTCGAACTGCTGCTTGGATTCGCTCTCGCGCTTCTCATGCATAAAGCCGTATTCGGGCGCCGCACGGTGCGATCCGCGGTTTTGGTGCCTTACGCCATCATCACTGTGGTTGCGGCTCTCGCTTGGAAATTCGCGTTCGATCCAACCACCGGGTTCGTCAACCGCCTACTCGGCACCGATCTGGCTTGGCTCAACCAACGCTGGTCGGCCTTCGTCGTCATCATTGTCAGCGAGATCTGGAAAACCACGCCTTTCATGGCGCTCCTCCTGCTCGCAGGACTGAGCCTCATTCCGGACGAGGTGATCAAGGCAGCCAGGGTCGACGGCGCATCCGCAATGCAACGTTTGCGCCTTATCATCCTGCCCTTGATGAAACCGTCCATCGTGGTTGCTCTACTGTTCCGCAGCCTGGATGCGTTTCGCATCTTCGATGCAGTGTATGTTCTGACGCGCGGCGCTCACGGCACGGAATCGGTGTCGGTGGTCGGCTACAATACGCTGATCGCCCGTCTCAACTTAGGACTCGGTTCGGCCGTGTCGGTCCTCATTTTTTTGTGCGCGCTCGCCATTGCCCTGCTGTTCATTAAGGGCTTCGGCACGCCTTTGCTCCGCGCCGGAAGGTGA